A single window of Emcibacter nanhaiensis DNA harbors:
- a CDS encoding DNA translocase FtsK, producing MANRRKSIKKSAKKALLPEAVTEFLKKSFIRGWGAVLVIFALAVYASFLSYDTHDPSWNNEVVGPVGNWLGAPGAHVADLLLQSLGLGAVVLIFPFITWGWRVISLQGLPFLFRHLLLLPIAVLLASLATSLFPASSAWPLPTGMGGILGDLLKDNLMSVWAMTGVEAFPVIMGLVSLVLTGLCLLFVLGLEKSEWRTIGAFLVWLVLKGAGSAVAGIRRVAGQLRREPVESGNVIDVSPRKAKVRKEPVIEKAAEPVEQKSIPVVDTPKPKETKSRREEKEKQPMLDILSDGEFALPPLSLLSKAKPLSREDRLSREALEQNARMLESVLDDFGVQGEIVQVRPGPVVTLYELEPSPGTKSSRVINLADDIARSMSAVSARVAVVPGKNAIGIELPNSKREIVALRELLTSPAYEDSKAKLPLTLGKDIGGEPIIADLASMPHLLVAGTTGSGKSVAINVMILSLLYKLTPEQCRLIMIDPKMLELSVYDNIPHLLTPVVTDPKKAVVALKWAVQEMDQRYQNIAKLQVRNITAYNQRLEQARKKGEDIVRRVQTGFDPETGEPVYEEEHLDLTPMPMIVIVVDEMADLMLVAGKDIEVLIQRLAQKARAAGIHLIMATQRPSVDVITGTIKANLATRISFQVTSKIDSRTILGEQGAEQLLGMGDMLYMAGGGRITRVHGPFVSDEEVERVADELRKQGWPDYLENVTEEPEEGYENTFLQHAVSDGNGGKSSGDDLYDQAVAIVARDGKASTSYVQRQLQIGYNRAANIIDRMEKEGVISAANHVGKREVLIQDHSGES from the coding sequence TTGGCTAACAGACGGAAAAGTATAAAGAAATCTGCCAAAAAGGCCCTTTTGCCCGAGGCAGTCACCGAATTCCTGAAAAAGAGCTTCATCCGGGGATGGGGCGCTGTTCTGGTGATATTTGCCCTGGCGGTCTACGCCTCTTTTCTCAGCTATGATACCCATGACCCGAGCTGGAATAACGAAGTTGTCGGCCCGGTCGGCAACTGGCTTGGGGCGCCGGGAGCCCATGTGGCAGACCTGTTGCTCCAGTCCCTTGGTCTCGGGGCCGTGGTTCTCATCTTCCCCTTCATTACCTGGGGCTGGCGGGTGATCTCCCTGCAGGGCCTGCCGTTCCTGTTCCGCCATTTGCTGCTGTTGCCCATTGCGGTGCTGTTGGCCTCGCTGGCGACGTCCCTGTTTCCGGCCAGTTCCGCCTGGCCGCTGCCGACAGGGATGGGCGGCATCCTGGGCGACCTGCTGAAAGATAACCTGATGTCGGTCTGGGCCATGACCGGGGTGGAGGCCTTTCCGGTGATCATGGGGCTTGTATCCCTGGTTCTGACGGGGCTGTGCCTGCTGTTTGTGCTGGGACTGGAAAAATCCGAATGGCGGACCATCGGCGCCTTCCTGGTCTGGCTCGTGCTCAAGGGAGCAGGCAGTGCTGTTGCCGGGATACGGCGGGTGGCGGGCCAGTTGCGCCGGGAACCGGTGGAAAGCGGCAATGTCATTGATGTCAGCCCCAGGAAAGCCAAAGTGCGCAAGGAGCCGGTGATCGAAAAGGCTGCGGAGCCGGTGGAGCAGAAATCCATTCCCGTTGTCGACACGCCGAAACCGAAGGAAACAAAAAGCCGCCGCGAGGAAAAGGAAAAACAGCCGATGCTGGATATCCTTTCCGACGGCGAGTTTGCCCTGCCGCCGCTCAGCCTGTTGAGCAAGGCCAAGCCGCTGTCCAGGGAGGACCGGCTGTCCCGCGAGGCGCTGGAACAAAATGCCCGCATGCTGGAATCTGTGCTGGATGATTTTGGTGTCCAGGGAGAGATTGTCCAGGTCCGCCCCGGACCGGTGGTGACCCTCTATGAACTGGAGCCGTCGCCGGGAACCAAATCATCCCGGGTGATCAATCTGGCCGACGATATCGCCCGCAGCATGAGCGCCGTTTCCGCCCGTGTCGCCGTGGTGCCGGGCAAGAACGCCATCGGTATCGAACTGCCTAACAGCAAACGCGAGATTGTGGCGCTGCGCGAGCTGCTGACCAGTCCGGCCTATGAAGACAGCAAGGCCAAGCTGCCGCTCACACTGGGCAAGGATATCGGCGGCGAACCGATCATTGCCGACCTGGCCAGCATGCCGCACCTTCTGGTGGCCGGCACCACCGGCTCCGGTAAGTCGGTCGCCATTAACGTAATGATCCTGTCGCTGCTCTATAAGCTGACGCCGGAACAGTGCCGCCTGATCATGATCGACCCCAAGATGCTGGAACTGTCGGTCTATGACAATATTCCCCATCTGCTCACCCCGGTGGTGACGGACCCGAAGAAGGCGGTGGTGGCGCTGAAATGGGCGGTGCAGGAAATGGACCAGCGCTACCAGAATATCGCCAAGCTGCAGGTGCGCAACATCACCGCCTATAACCAGCGCCTGGAGCAGGCCCGCAAGAAGGGCGAGGATATTGTGCGCCGGGTCCAGACCGGCTTTGACCCGGAAACCGGTGAACCGGTTTACGAGGAGGAACATCTCGACCTGACCCCGATGCCGATGATTGTCATCGTCGTCGACGAGATGGCGGACCTGATGCTGGTGGCCGGCAAGGATATCGAGGTGCTGATCCAGCGCTTGGCCCAGAAAGCCAGGGCCGCGGGCATTCACCTGATCATGGCGACACAGCGCCCGTCGGTGGATGTGATCACCGGCACCATCAAGGCCAACCTTGCGACCCGGATCAGTTTCCAGGTGACCTCAAAGATCGACAGCCGCACCATCCTTGGCGAACAGGGGGCGGAACAGCTGCTGGGTATGGGGGACATGCTCTATATGGCCGGGGGTGGCCGCATTACCCGCGTCCATGGCCCCTTTGTCAGTGACGAGGAAGTGGAGCGGGTGGCGGACGAATTGCGCAAGCAGGGCTGGCCCGATTACCTCGAAAATGTGACCGAAGAGCCCGAGGAGGGTTATGAAAATACCTTCCTGCAGCATGCGGTCAGCGACGGCAATGGTGGAAAATCCAGTGGCGACGACCTATATGATCAGGCAGTGGCTATTGTGGCCCGGGACGGCAAGGCCTCCACCAGCTATGTCCAGCGGCAGTTGCAGATCGGCTATAACCGGGCTGCCAACATTATCGACCGAATGGAAAAAGAAGGTGTGATCAGTGCCGCCAACCATGTGGGCAAGCGGGAAGTCCTGATCCAGGACCACAGCGGTGAAAGCTGA
- a CDS encoding LolA family protein: MNKYFLAGALVVSTLLPAGQTVQAIERTPRAEMKTVEAAPTLVTGEDREKVIARIEESLNKIKSLKAQFIQRAPDGTTSEGTVFLERPGKLRFDYEDDLPFLIVSDGNMLSFIDYEVDQITRWPIGKTPLGILVDDTVSLSGKVEVPEIIRFAGLLKVPVIDKEREEQGYITLIFEESGMELKAWEVMDAQGYLTRVALVNPQYNVEIDKDRFTYKDPRPISKRPVHGPRK, from the coding sequence ATGAACAAATATTTTTTAGCCGGAGCTCTTGTGGTTTCCACCCTGCTGCCCGCGGGACAAACGGTCCAGGCGATCGAGCGGACCCCCCGCGCCGAAATGAAAACGGTTGAAGCGGCGCCCACTCTGGTCACCGGCGAGGACCGGGAGAAGGTTATTGCCCGCATCGAGGAGAGCCTCAATAAAATCAAGAGCCTGAAGGCGCAGTTTATCCAGCGGGCCCCGGACGGCACCACATCCGAAGGGACCGTCTTCCTGGAGCGGCCGGGCAAGCTGCGTTTTGACTATGAAGACGACCTGCCGTTCCTGATTGTCAGTGACGGCAATATGCTCAGCTTTATCGACTATGAGGTGGACCAGATTACCCGCTGGCCGATCGGCAAGACTCCGCTGGGGATCCTGGTGGATGATACTGTCAGCCTGAGTGGCAAAGTGGAAGTTCCGGAAATCATCCGGTTTGCCGGCCTGCTCAAGGTGCCGGTGATTGACAAGGAACGGGAAGAGCAGGGCTATATTACCTTGATTTTTGAGGAATCCGGCATGGAGCTCAAGGCCTGGGAAGTGATGGACGCCCAGGGCTATCTGACCCGTGTCGCCCTGGTCAATCCGCAGTATAATGTGGAAATTGACAAGGACCGGTTTACCTATAAGGATCCGCGGCCGATCAGCAAACGCCCGGTCCACGGCCCGCGCAAGTAG
- the xth gene encoding exodeoxyribonuclease III has product MTTARLATWNINSVRTRLELVDQFIREAAPDILCLQETKVQDHMFPVKFFAERGYEHAALAGQKAYHGVATFSRIPFENRGRIDWCGKGDARHVEVVLPGGVALHNFYVPAGGDEPDAAINDKFAHKLDFLDEMTRWSEDLPKDGKHILVGDLNIAPLEQDVWDHKKLLKVVSHTPIEVERMKDLQVAHDWQDVMRQFVPEEEKLYSWWSYRARDWQAANKGRRLDHIWVSPALKDTPRSMQVMEDARGWERPSDHAPVLVDFEF; this is encoded by the coding sequence ATGACGACGGCACGACTGGCAACCTGGAATATCAACAGCGTCAGAACCAGACTGGAGCTGGTGGACCAGTTCATCCGGGAGGCGGCGCCGGATATTCTCTGTCTGCAGGAAACCAAGGTCCAGGACCATATGTTTCCGGTCAAATTCTTTGCCGAACGGGGCTATGAGCATGCGGCTCTCGCCGGCCAGAAAGCCTATCACGGCGTGGCCACCTTTTCGCGTATCCCTTTTGAGAATCGTGGTCGCATAGACTGGTGCGGCAAGGGAGACGCCCGGCATGTGGAAGTGGTCCTGCCGGGCGGGGTCGCGCTGCATAATTTCTATGTGCCGGCGGGCGGCGACGAGCCTGACGCGGCCATCAATGACAAATTCGCCCACAAGCTGGATTTTCTCGATGAAATGACCCGCTGGTCGGAGGACCTGCCAAAAGACGGCAAGCATATCCTGGTGGGGGATCTGAATATTGCGCCGCTGGAACAGGACGTCTGGGATCACAAGAAGCTGTTGAAGGTGGTCAGCCATACTCCGATTGAAGTGGAGCGGATGAAGGACCTGCAGGTGGCCCATGACTGGCAGGATGTGATGCGCCAGTTTGTGCCGGAAGAGGAAAAACTGTATAGTTGGTGGTCTTACCGGGCAAGGGACTGGCAGGCGGCCAACAAAGGACGCCGGCTAGATCATATCTGGGTCAGCCCCGCCCTGAAAGATACCCCCCGGTCCATGCAGGTCATGGAGGACGCCCGGGGGTGGGAGCGGCCATCGGATCATGCGCCGGTGCTGGTGGATTTCGAGTTCTAG
- a CDS encoding PAS domain-containing protein: protein MSGSKRLGYFAEKELAEEEIPQRHPVRLFADHWRDIGGDKSIPARKDFSPIRIPNLLPYVAVVELVDTEEGPDLRTRLEGEYIVSLSGRNNRGHSLRNLMSEERFQKRLAEARKVLKSGQVYFSVNDLLDYRNESHTVIRGIFPFRMNGSETGQVFIVLADKDSSIV, encoded by the coding sequence ATGTCAGGTTCGAAAAGGTTGGGATATTTTGCCGAAAAGGAGTTGGCTGAGGAGGAAATTCCACAGCGGCATCCGGTCAGGTTATTCGCAGATCACTGGCGAGACATCGGTGGTGACAAATCCATACCTGCGCGAAAAGATTTTTCACCGATCAGAATTCCAAATTTGTTGCCCTATGTTGCGGTGGTGGAATTAGTGGACACCGAAGAAGGTCCTGATCTCAGGACACGTCTGGAAGGGGAATATATTGTTTCTCTGAGCGGCAGAAACAATCGGGGGCATTCACTGCGGAATTTAATGAGTGAAGAACGCTTCCAGAAGCGTCTGGCAGAAGCCCGGAAGGTACTCAAATCGGGACAAGTATATTTCAGTGTCAATGATCTGCTTGATTACCGGAATGAGAGTCATACTGTCATTCGCGGTATTTTCCCCTTCCGAATGAACGGATCCGAGACAGGACAGGTTTTTATCGTTTTGGCCGATAAAGACAGCTCCATCGTCTGA
- a CDS encoding PAS domain-containing protein: MSPQTYVEYLSETVVKEEDIPQRHPVRLFADHWRELGRDGSIPVRRDFSPVKVPALLPYLVVHELIQTEQGPDLMTRLEGEFYVSLNGKTNRGHSRRRVMNEERFQMRLKETQDALETGIVRFSLVELLDSEKKYHKVFRAVFPFRSNGSQSEQVFVVLADENTSL, translated from the coding sequence ATGTCCCCTCAAACCTATGTGGAATACCTATCCGAAACCGTTGTGAAGGAAGAAGATATTCCACAGCGGCATCCGGTCAGGTTGTTCGCAGACCACTGGCGGGAGCTCGGCCGTGATGGTTCGATCCCGGTCCGCAGGGATTTTTCGCCGGTCAAGGTGCCCGCATTGCTGCCTTATCTCGTGGTCCACGAACTGATACAGACGGAGCAGGGGCCGGATCTGATGACTCGTCTCGAAGGGGAATTTTATGTGTCCCTGAACGGCAAAACGAACCGGGGGCACTCCCGGCGGAGGGTTATGAACGAGGAGCGATTCCAGATGCGTCTTAAGGAAACGCAGGACGCCCTTGAAACCGGGATTGTTCGCTTCAGCTTGGTGGAACTTCTCGATAGCGAGAAAAAATACCACAAGGTTTTCCGCGCTGTATTTCCCTTCAGGTCGAACGGATCACAGAGCGAGCAGGTTTTCGTTGTCCTGGCGGATGAAAATACATCCCTTTGA
- a CDS encoding PAS domain-containing protein: MPADHPVRLFADHWRKLRGDRPIPARQDFSPINVPVLLPYLVVLELTETDDGPDLHTRLEGEYMISLTGRSNMGASARHVMEEDGYFARLQEARETLGNGEAQFAEIEALDHKNKTHKLLRGVFPFVLDGDRKGQIFIVVGENGMSL, encoded by the coding sequence GTGCCTGCGGATCATCCGGTCAGGTTGTTTGCCGATCATTGGCGGAAACTGCGCGGCGACAGGCCAATCCCCGCACGGCAGGACTTCTCACCCATTAACGTACCGGTCCTGTTGCCCTATCTGGTTGTACTGGAACTTACCGAGACGGATGACGGCCCGGATCTCCATACCCGCCTGGAAGGTGAATATATGATTTCCCTGACCGGAAGAAGCAATATGGGGGCGTCGGCACGGCATGTCATGGAAGAAGACGGATATTTTGCGCGACTGCAGGAAGCCAGGGAAACCCTAGGAAACGGGGAAGCGCAATTTGCGGAAATCGAGGCGCTGGATCATAAAAACAAGACCCACAAACTGTTACGCGGCGTTTTTCCCTTCGTCCTCGACGGGGACAGGAAGGGACAGATTTTTATTGTTGTCGGCGAAAATGGAATGAGCCTGTGA
- a CDS encoding PAS domain-containing protein: MTDLPKLAYTSYEGIELDDLPPVHPVKLFADYWAGLKGDQPVPWRRKFSPLDVPSLLPYLVVLELVDTERGQDLRPRLEGEYLVALAGKGNIGNFLKDVLEPGQYELCFREVHQIMETSQPIFSKIEATDFEGGEHLLLRGMFPFCLADGEIRQFFIVLADSVISARKRR, translated from the coding sequence GTGACAGATCTGCCGAAACTTGCCTATACATCCTACGAAGGAATTGAGCTGGATGATCTGCCTCCTGTTCATCCGGTCAAGCTGTTTGCGGATTACTGGGCCGGCCTGAAAGGAGATCAGCCCGTGCCCTGGCGCAGGAAATTTTCCCCTCTCGATGTGCCTTCTCTTCTTCCCTACTTGGTGGTTCTGGAGCTGGTGGATACGGAACGGGGACAGGATCTGAGGCCCCGACTGGAGGGGGAATATCTGGTCGCGCTTGCCGGTAAAGGGAATATCGGGAATTTCCTGAAAGACGTTCTGGAGCCCGGACAATATGAATTGTGCTTTCGGGAAGTCCATCAAATCATGGAAACCAGCCAGCCGATCTTTTCAAAAATCGAGGCGACAGATTTTGAGGGTGGCGAACACCTGCTGTTGCGCGGCATGTTCCCCTTTTGCCTGGCGGACGGGGAAATCAGGCAGTTCTTTATCGTGCTGGCAGACAGTGTTATTTCAGCCCGGAAGCGCCGCTAG
- a CDS encoding dihydroneopterin aldolase translates to MKPYQVTRRQIILEDFETMVSIGIHDHERAAPQRIIFNIILTVDTACPERDHIEEVLDYDFLRTGITELIEARHYNLQESLCRDIIDLCFSRKQVVAAKVSSRKADVYEDCASVGYQIEAERNA, encoded by the coding sequence ATGAAGCCCTATCAGGTAACCCGGCGCCAGATCATTCTGGAAGATTTCGAAACCATGGTGTCGATCGGCATCCACGACCACGAGCGGGCGGCCCCGCAACGCATTATTTTCAACATTATTCTTACCGTCGACACCGCTTGCCCGGAGAGAGACCATATCGAGGAGGTGCTCGACTATGACTTCCTGCGCACCGGCATCACCGAACTGATCGAGGCCCGGCATTATAATCTGCAGGAAAGCCTGTGCCGGGATATTATTGACCTGTGCTTCAGCCGGAAACAGGTTGTGGCGGCAAAAGTGTCAAGCCGCAAAGCAGATGTCTATGAGGATTGCGCCTCTGTCGGGTACCAGATCGAGGCAGAACGGAACGCCTAG
- a CDS encoding SDR family NAD(P)-dependent oxidoreductase — protein MDSSILVTGAAKRIGRDIALTLAAAGYHIHLHYHNSGDEARQTLTDIETAGGSASLVQADLADYDAAQRLIPGLAATNTPPLRHLVNNASQFDDDTLFSLDAASFQSHMDVNLRAPLQLSRGLYDSLGTDDNKGSVVNIIDSSIFAMNPDFLSYSLSKYALSGATEASAMAMAPRVRVNAVAPGLTLLSGDQTEDNFELTRHFNLNESSSTAKDIAATVRHLIETPSFNAAVLPLDSGQKNLHMNRDVARIAEKYLGKE, from the coding sequence ATGGACAGCAGCATTCTGGTTACCGGCGCGGCCAAACGGATCGGCCGCGATATTGCCCTGACCCTGGCGGCGGCCGGGTATCATATCCACCTGCATTATCACAACTCCGGCGACGAGGCCCGGCAGACCCTGACGGACATTGAAACGGCCGGCGGCAGCGCCAGCCTGGTGCAGGCCGACCTGGCCGACTATGACGCTGCACAGCGCCTGATCCCGGGCCTCGCGGCAACCAATACCCCGCCGCTGCGCCATCTGGTCAACAACGCTTCCCAGTTCGACGACGACACCCTGTTTTCGCTGGATGCCGCCTCCTTCCAGTCCCATATGGACGTCAACCTGCGGGCGCCATTGCAACTGAGCCGCGGCCTCTATGACTCCCTTGGGACAGATGACAACAAGGGCAGTGTGGTCAATATCATCGACAGCAGCATCTTCGCCATGAATCCGGATTTCCTGTCCTACAGCCTGAGCAAATATGCCCTGTCGGGCGCGACGGAGGCCAGCGCCATGGCCATGGCGCCACGGGTGCGCGTCAATGCCGTCGCGCCGGGCCTGACCCTGCTCAGCGGCGACCAGACGGAAGACAATTTTGAACTGACCCGCCACTTCAATCTCAATGAATCGTCCAGTACGGCGAAAGATATCGCCGCCACGGTCCGGCACCTGATCGAAACACCTTCCTTCAATGCCGCCGTCCTGCCGCTGGACAGCGGGCAGAAAAACCTGCATATGAACCGGGATGTCGCCAGGATCGCGGAAAAATATCTGGGGAAGGAATGA
- a CDS encoding 6-pyruvoyl trahydropterin synthase family protein — translation MFEICFTRRYSMSHRLYSLKDSRCFVPHGHNEFVKVYLSRPENDALDGDTNMMAPFDTLKKTWHQWVDNHLDHSLHLSDKDPLIGFFRDNEPENLAHLLVTPGDPTTEALAACLFAKINAFLNDLGLGIVCRRLEIEETPTNTVIFHGDPDKALCTDSYPGPARPWWKRADMSINDLA, via the coding sequence ATGTTTGAAATTTGTTTTACACGGCGATATTCCATGTCCCACAGGCTCTACAGCCTGAAGGACAGCCGTTGCTTTGTGCCCCACGGCCACAACGAGTTTGTCAAAGTCTACCTGAGCCGGCCGGAAAATGACGCGCTCGACGGCGACACCAATATGATGGCGCCGTTCGACACCCTGAAGAAAACCTGGCACCAGTGGGTCGACAATCACCTGGACCACAGCCTGCATCTGTCGGACAAGGATCCGCTGATCGGGTTTTTCCGCGACAACGAGCCGGAGAACCTGGCCCACCTTCTGGTCACGCCGGGCGATCCCACCACTGAAGCCCTGGCGGCCTGCCTGTTTGCCAAGATCAATGCGTTTCTCAACGACCTTGGCCTCGGCATTGTCTGCCGGCGCCTGGAGATCGAGGAAACCCCGACCAACACGGTGATCTTCCACGGCGACCCGGACAAGGCCCTGTGTACCGACAGCTACCCGGGTCCGGCCAGACCCTGGTGGAAACGGGCCGACATGTCCATCAACGACCTTGCCTGA
- a CDS encoding response regulator transcription factor, translating to MAQTFRILLVDDDEDLRSTLAEQLSFHEEFVTEQAGTGMDGLKAAKEGGFDLVVLDVGLPDIDGREICRMMRKSNIKIPIIMLTANNSDADTILGLDAGANDYVTKPFKFGILLARIRAHLRQHSISEDASFVIGPYLFKPGEKTLTNQENDEKIRLTEKETNILKYLKRAEGTAVSRDTLLDEVWGYNAGVTTHTLETHIYRLRQKIEPDPSSARILVTEPGGYRLGD from the coding sequence ATGGCCCAAACCTTTCGGATCCTTTTGGTGGATGATGACGAGGACCTGCGCTCCACCCTGGCAGAGCAGCTCTCTTTCCACGAGGAGTTTGTCACCGAACAGGCCGGCACCGGTATGGACGGCCTGAAAGCCGCCAAGGAAGGGGGCTTTGACCTGGTGGTTCTCGATGTTGGCCTGCCGGATATTGACGGGCGGGAAATCTGCCGCATGATGCGGAAATCAAACATCAAGATTCCCATTATCATGCTGACGGCCAATAATTCCGACGCAGACACCATCCTCGGCCTTGATGCCGGCGCCAACGACTATGTCACCAAACCGTTCAAATTCGGCATCCTTTTGGCCCGCATCCGCGCCCACCTGCGCCAGCACAGCATCAGTGAGGATGCCTCCTTCGTGATCGGCCCCTATCTGTTCAAGCCGGGCGAGAAAACGCTCACCAACCAGGAAAATGATGAAAAGATCCGCCTGACCGAGAAGGAAACCAACATCCTGAAATACCTCAAGCGCGCCGAAGGCACCGCGGTCAGCCGGGATACCCTGCTTGATGAGGTCTGGGGCTATAATGCCGGGGTCACCACCCACACCCTGGAAACCCATATCTATCGCCTGCGTCAGAAAATCGAGCCGGACCCGTCCAGCGCCCGCATCCTGGTCACCGAACCGGGCGGCTACCGCCTCGGTGACTGA
- the ribA gene encoding GTP cyclohydrolase II, which translates to MTFDHKIVNVERAASELRRGRPVVVTNSDEELLVFPPELLTEQWLDSLKAAAGGKLQVGLTYNRANVLKVSPRKGDVALVDVSRHMTSAAIQFMVDPADDLDHPMMGPYKVAAENAGPMHDAGIKLCKIARLLPAAVFVGPVPKGRFGDLLNVSAGEVTDYDLSDALSLEKVTSAKVPLEGAEDTEIVAFRPKDGGTEHFAILIGSPNRHDPVLARIHSECFTGDLLGSLKCDCGDQMRGAIKFMREQGGGVLLYLAQEGRGIGLINKLRAYHLQDQGFDTVDANERLGFLSDERIFEPAAQMLKKLGFSKVRLLTNNPDKVAGLEACGINVVERVEHKFPSNAHNEFYLRTKKKRSGHLL; encoded by the coding sequence ATGACATTCGATCACAAGATAGTGAATGTGGAGCGCGCCGCCAGTGAACTGCGGCGCGGTCGGCCGGTCGTGGTGACCAATTCCGACGAGGAGCTTCTGGTCTTTCCACCGGAACTGTTGACGGAGCAATGGCTGGACAGCCTGAAGGCGGCGGCCGGGGGCAAGCTGCAGGTGGGGTTGACCTATAACCGGGCCAATGTGCTCAAGGTCTCGCCGCGTAAGGGTGATGTGGCGCTGGTGGACGTGTCCCGCCACATGACCAGTGCGGCGATCCAGTTCATGGTCGATCCGGCCGATGACCTGGACCACCCGATGATGGGGCCGTACAAAGTGGCGGCGGAGAATGCAGGGCCGATGCATGACGCCGGAATCAAGCTGTGCAAGATCGCCCGCCTGCTGCCGGCAGCGGTGTTTGTCGGGCCGGTGCCGAAAGGGCGGTTTGGCGATCTGTTGAATGTGTCCGCCGGTGAAGTGACCGACTATGACCTGTCTGACGCCCTGTCGCTGGAGAAGGTGACCTCGGCCAAAGTGCCGCTGGAAGGGGCGGAGGATACGGAAATTGTCGCCTTCCGGCCGAAAGACGGCGGCACCGAGCATTTCGCCATCCTGATCGGGTCGCCCAATCGCCATGATCCGGTGCTGGCCCGGATTCATTCGGAATGTTTTACCGGTGACCTGCTTGGCAGCCTGAAGTGCGACTGCGGCGACCAGATGCGCGGCGCCATCAAATTCATGCGCGAGCAGGGCGGCGGTGTGCTGCTTTACCTGGCCCAGGAAGGCCGCGGCATCGGCCTGATCAACAAGCTCAGGGCCTATCACCTGCAGGACCAGGGGTTCGATACGGTGGACGCCAACGAACGGCTCGGTTTTCTGAGCGACGAGCGCATCTTCGAGCCGGCGGCGCAGATGCTCAAGAAGCTGGGATTTTCAAAGGTGCGTCTGCTGACCAACAACCCGGACAAGGTGGCGGGGCTGGAAGCCTGTGGCATCAACGTTGTCGAACGGGTCGAACATAAATTCCCGTCCAACGCCCACAATGAATTTTATCTCAGGACCAAGAAAAAGCGCTCCGGTCACCTGCTCTAG
- the pspF gene encoding phage shock protein operon transcriptional activator — translation MASPQDQPIIGESPAFLEVIDQASRAARHERPVLVIGERGTGKELIAARLHFLSPRWEGNFIQVNCAALTESLLESELFGHEAGSFTGAANKRIGRFEEAHGGTLFMDEIATCSMSAQEKILRITEYGTFQRVGGNKVLNVDVRLIGATNVDLPSAADAGEFRHDLLDRLALDVITLPPLRARREDIILLAFHFGQRAAHDRDWSSFPGFSEDMIEALQEYHWPGNIRELKNVVERAVYHAEDEFDPIHILELDPFRSPWRPKPAASSHKDEKPPVQEAPAAHKEPVITETLGPTDYTETVARVEKDLLQKALDANKHNQRDTAVYLNLTYHQLRHQLKKHDLL, via the coding sequence ATGGCGAGCCCACAGGATCAACCCATCATCGGCGAAAGCCCGGCCTTTCTGGAGGTCATTGACCAGGCGTCCCGGGCCGCCCGGCACGAACGTCCGGTACTGGTAATCGGCGAGCGTGGCACCGGCAAGGAGCTGATCGCCGCCCGCCTGCATTTCCTGTCCCCGCGCTGGGAAGGCAATTTCATCCAGGTCAACTGCGCGGCACTGACCGAAAGCCTGCTGGAATCTGAATTGTTCGGCCATGAAGCCGGCAGCTTCACCGGCGCCGCCAACAAAAGGATCGGCCGGTTCGAGGAGGCCCACGGCGGCACCCTGTTTATGGATGAGATCGCCACCTGCTCCATGTCGGCCCAGGAAAAAATCCTGCGCATCACCGAATATGGCACCTTCCAGCGGGTCGGCGGCAACAAGGTGCTCAATGTGGATGTACGCCTGATCGGCGCCACCAATGTGGACCTGCCCTCCGCCGCAGACGCCGGCGAATTCCGCCATGACCTGCTGGACCGGCTGGCGCTCGACGTCATCACCCTGCCGCCGCTCAGGGCCCGGCGGGAGGACATCATCCTGCTGGCCTTCCATTTCGGCCAGCGCGCGGCCCATGACCGGGACTGGTCCAGCTTCCCCGGGTTTTCCGAAGACATGATCGAGGCCCTGCAGGAATATCACTGGCCGGGCAACATCCGCGAGTTGAAGAACGTGGTGGAGCGGGCCGTCTATCATGCTGAAGATGAATTTGACCCGATCCATATTCTGGAACTGGATCCGTTCCGCTCCCCCTGGCGGCCAAAGCCGGCCGCCTCATCCCATAAGGACGAGAAACCGCCGGTGCAGGAGGCGCCAGCCGCGCACAAAGAACCGGTAATTACGGAGACCCTGGGCCCCACCGATTACACTGAGACCGTCGCCAGGGTGGAAAAGGACCTGCTGCAGAAGGCACTCGACGCCAACAAGCATAACCAGCGGGATACGGCGGTCTATCTCAACCTGACCTATCACCAGCTCCGCCACCAGCTGAAAAAACACGACCTGCTCTAG